A window from Fusarium musae strain F31 chromosome 8, whole genome shotgun sequence encodes these proteins:
- a CDS encoding hypothetical protein (EggNog:ENOG41~MEROPS:MER0030934), which produces MPASKTPIGTTELSVQGLGVVKGLSFPNNIHQFSGIPYASLSKRWTRSQLRTSWPNNFHDGTKLGPSAPNPPEYNTPEDILIPVDIAPHFEEPIEDELNCLVMNITTPTLGSGSAAKLPVMVYIHGGSFLFGGANKGVFDCVNLTAFAAARNTPVVTVNLNYRVGLGGFLASAAIKEDIERDGLEGVGNFGLYDQQVALHWVNRYIASFGGDPDNVTIYGESAGGISVSHHIVAKNPAPFHRAIAMSGHLNTIQTWPLEHHEKHYRALLRYLGINADSPSALDQLRNAPEAVVAAATIPVEGLLNATGNPCDDGVFHKERPTANTITSPPAWLKSYMVGDTTDEAMIFTDDLAEETFDSWRTGMKKFLSEKATDEIMALYGVTPDLSNEELLKALEDMTGDSAFKIHNWIAVHRSNIPKTFGYHFDQVCTHDSIFKGQAYHALDLLYVFLNFDERLTPGQQKLARTMAGSFIDFSYGKDPWPRFADGGRWMRFGPNETSRVVTEAEDENVRRYTRMQKILGMGVLEEFMTAIDNIAIKRDKMGTFENGPRQLSENITVGPAFAGAFGIKEAVLA; this is translated from the exons ATGCCTGCCAGCAAAACTCCAATCGGTACTACAGAGCTCAGCGTTCAGGGCCTTGGTGTTGTCAAGGGCCTGAGCTTCCCTAACAACATCCACCAATTCAGTGGCATTCCCTACGCATCCCTCTCCAAGCGTTGGACACGTTCTCAACTCAGGACTTCATGGCCTAACAATTTTCACGATGGGACAAAACTGGG GCCCAGCGCGCCAAACCCGCCAGAGTACAATACACCTGAAGATATCCTTATCCCAGTTGATATTGCGCCCCATTTTGAAGAGCCAATCGAAGATGAACTCAACTGCCTTGTCATGAACATCACAACACCCACACtgggctctggctctgctgCGAAATTGCCCGTTATGGTCTACATCCATGGCgggtcttttctttttggcgGTGCCAATAAGGGCGTCTTCGATTGCGTCAACTTGACGGCCTTTGCAGCAGCCCGCAACACGCCTGTTGTCACAGTCAACCTCAACTATCGAGTCGGCCTCGGCGGTTTTCTCGCATCAGCCGCAATCAAAGAAGATATAGAGCGCGATGGTCTTGAGGGCGTAGGTAACTTTGGTCTTTACGATCAGCAGGTTGCTCTGCATTGGGTGAATCGCTACATCGCCTCTTTTGGCGGTGATCCAGACAACGTTACCATCTATGGCGAATCTGCTGGGGGCATAAGTGTTTCCCACCATATCGTTGCGAAGAACCCGGCGCCCTTTCATCGCGCCATCGCCATGTCCGGCCATTTGAACACTATCCAGACTTGGCCATTGGAGCACCACGAAAAGCATTACCGCGCTTTGTTGAGATATCTTGGCATTAATGCGGACTCTCCTTCTGCCCTCGATCAGCTTCGAAATGCCCCTGAGGCTGTTGTCGCTGCTGCAACAATCCCAGTCGAGGGCCTTCTCAATGCCACAGGAAACCCATGCGATGATGGCGTTTTCCATAAGGAAAGGCCTACTGCAAACACTATTACTTCACCTCCGGCATGGCTTAAGAGCTACATGGTTGGAGATACTACCGATGAAGCTATGATTTTCACTGATGATCTTGCTGAGGAGACTTTTGACTCATGGAGAACTGGAATGAAGAAGTTCTTGAGTGAAAAAGCTACTGATGAGATCATGGCTCTGTATGGTGTCACGCCTGATCTCTCCAATGAGGAGCTTCTGAAAGCCTTGGAAGACATGACTGGCGATTCGGCTTTCAAGATCCACAACTGGATCGCTGTTCACCGCTCAAATATTCCAAAAACTTTCGGTTATCACTTTGACCAGGTGTGCACTCATGACAGTATATTCAAAGGTCAAGCTTACCATGCACTCGACCTGCTCTATGTCTTCCTTAACTTCGATGAGAGATTGACTCCAGGCCAGCAGAAACTTGCAAGAACTATGGCTGGTAGCTTTATCGACTTCTCCTACGGTAAAGATCCATGGCCTCGGTTCGCTGATGGTGGTCGATGGATGAGGTTTGGTCCCAATGAGACTAGCAGAGTCGTTACggaagctgaggatgagaatgtaCGAAGATACACTCGTATGCAGAAGATTCTTGGCATGGGTGTGCTGGAAGAGTTTATGACGGCTATTGATAACATTGCTATTAAGAGGGACAAGATGGGGACTTTCGAGAATGGACCTCGTCAGTTGAGTGAGAATATCACGGTCGGACCAGCATTCGCTGGTGCTTTCGGAATCAAGGAAGCAGTTTTAGCTTAG
- a CDS encoding hypothetical protein (EggNog:ENOG41) produces the protein MESDDNSIPDGSAMKRWGEVFEEGGQRAGRTFAIIREDVQRNSMEEAGFVNIHVVDLKAVSQQAPVGSWHTEERLKQVGHYMQAALERDYEGYLLFLACELLGWTEEQVRALCNQLRREIRSGQHHPYFRQRIVYGQKPEA, from the exons ATGGAGAGTGACGATAATTCTATCCCAGATGGAAGCGCCATGAAACGCTGGGGCGAGGTATTCGAAGAAGGCGGCCAACGCGCAGGAAGAACTTTTGCCATCATCCGAGAAGATGTACAGAGGAATTCAATGGAAGAAGCAGGCTTTGTCAACATACACGTTGTGGATCTCAAGGCAG TGTCGCAACAGGCACCAGTTGGAAGCTGGCATACGGAAGAACGACTCAAGCAGGTTGGACACTATATGCAGGCCGCTCTGGAGAGAGACTACGAAGGCTATCTTCTGTTCCTGGCGTGCGAGCTTTTGGGATGGACCGAAGAACAGGTCAGAGCTCTGTGCAACCAGCTCCGACGAGAGATCCGATCGGGTCAACATCATCCGTATTTCAGACAAAGAATTGTGTACGGTCAGAAGCCTGAGGCTTAG
- a CDS encoding hypothetical protein (EggNog:ENOG41~MEROPS:MER0000344), which yields MVNFKNIALAVSVLFGCGLAVPAPAAPAAEAGAIIPGSYIITLKPEVDAAMAKTHLKWVKGVHKRSLTKRETEVGVEKTYDSKSGFQGYAGSFDTATIKEIKKSPDVLAVEPNRVWKLNRIKSKRSLEKRDEITQKKSTWGLGTISHRKKGYKEYIYDEYAGTDMYAYVIDGGVRVTHNEFGGRAKAAWTNWKGNNKDDDGHGTHVAGTIAGKTYGVAKKASILSLKVFNGDESDTSIVLDAFNWAVNDIIKKDRTWRAVINMSLGGEKSAAFNKAVDTASKKGVVTVVASGNDAIDAAKESPGSASSAITVGAIDSNWAVADFSNWGKTVDILAPGVGITSAGHKSNTYTFTEDGTSMAAPHVAGLVLYAMSVEEVEGVADITAWLKELATPKKISGNLRGAPNLIANNGNWVQ from the exons atggtgaATTTCAAGAATATCGCTCTTGCAGTAAGCGTCCTTTTTGGATGTGGACTTGCCGTCCCTGCACCTGCTGCgcctgctgctgaggctggtgcTATCATCCCAGGTAGCTACATTATCACCTTGAAGCCCGAGGTTGATGCTGCCATGGCCAAGACCCATTTGAAATGGGTCAAAGGCGTTCACAAGAGAAGCCTCACCAAGCGCGAGACAGAAGTTGGTGTCGAAAAGACTTATGACAGCAAGTCTGGCTTCCAAGGATATGCTGGATCATTCGACACAGCGACAATCAAGGAGATTAAGAAAAGCCCAGAT GTCCTGGCTGTTGAGCCCAACCGTGTATGGAAGCTTAATCGCATCAAGAGCAAGCGAAGCctcgagaagagagatgagatcaCCCAGAAGAAGTCCACCTGGGGTCTCGGCACGATCTCTCATCGCAAAAAGGGCTACAAGGAGTATATCTATGATGAATACGCTGGCACTGACATGTATGCCTATGTTATTGATGGCGGTGTCAGAGTAACTCACAACGAGTTCGGTGGTCGCGCAAAGGCTGCGTGGACGAACTGGAAAGGCAATAATAAGGATGACGACGGTCACGGAACCCATGTTGCTGGTACAATTGCTGGCAAGACCTATGGtgttgccaagaaggccagcATTCTCTCTCTTAAGGTCTTCAACGGTGATGAGTCTGATACGTCTATCGTCCTTGACGCTTTCAACTGGGCCGtcaacgatatcatcaagaaagATCGCACATGGCGAGCCGTTATCAACATGTCTCTCGGCGGTGAAAAGTCCGCTGCCTTCAACAAAGCTGTTGACACTGCATCCAAGAAAGGTGTCGTTACAGTTGTCGCGTCCGGTAACGATGCCATagatgctgccaaggagTCGCCTGGTTCTGCATCGAGCGCAATCACTGTCGGAGCGATCGATTCCAATTGGGCTGTTGCTGACTTCTCCAACTGGGGAAAGACAGTTGACATCTTGGCCCCGGGAGTAGGCATAACCTCAGCTGGCCACAAATCCAATACTTACACCTTCACCGAGGATGGAACTTCCATGGCTGCTCCTCACGTTGCGGGGTTGGTCTTGTATGCGATGAGCGTGGAGGAAGTCGAAGGAGTTGCTGATATTACCGCTTGGCTGAAGGAGCTGGCGACTCCGAAGAAGATTTCTGGAAATCTTCGTGGAGCGCCTAACCTGATCGCAAATAATGGCAATTGGGTTCAGTAG
- a CDS encoding hypothetical protein (EggNog:ENOG41) yields MAPDEPPAETGGDASTAAQPLHPVTHWEQLNEQEDAENNDADSVISNPAESTASMASSILSYRTIQGRTFHSERGNAQYWYFCVKMNPRIQALI; encoded by the exons ATGGCACCGGACGAACCTCCGGCCGAGACTGGAGGTGATGCTTCAACGGCGGCTCAGCCTCTGCATCCAGTCACACACTGGGAGCAATTGAACGAG CAAGAGGACGCAGAGAATAATGATGCTGACTCTGTCATCTCCAACCCTGCCGAGTCCACAGCATCAATGGCCTCGAGCATTCTGTCGTATCGAACCATTCAAGGACGAACATTTCACTCAGAAAGAGGAAATGCTCAATACTGGTATTTCTGCGTAAAGATGAATCCACGGATACAGGCGCTGATTTAA